Proteins from one Panthera leo isolate Ple1 chromosome D1, P.leo_Ple1_pat1.1, whole genome shotgun sequence genomic window:
- the ZPR1 gene encoding zinc finger protein ZPR1, translated as MAASGAVELGAAAATAAPSPAPAQAPAPEHLFRPISAEDEEQQPTEIESLCMNCYRNGTTRLLLTKVPFFREIIVSSFSCEHCGWNNTEIHSAGRIQDQGVRYALTVRTQEDMNREVVKTDSATTSIPELDFEIPAFTQKGALTTVEGLISRAISGLEQDQPTRRANEEAVAERIDEFIVRLKELKRVASPFTLIIDDPSGNSFVENPHAPQKDHALVITHYNRTVQQEEMLGLQAEAPEEKPEEEDLRNEVLQFNTNCPECNAPAQTNMKLVQIPHFKEVIIMATNCDSCGHRTNEVKSGGAIEPLGTRITFHITHPSDLTRDVLKSETCSVEIPELEFELGMAVLGGKFTTLEGLLKDIRELVTKNPFTLGDSSNPDQMEKLQEFSQKLDQILEGNVKAHFIMNDPAGNSYLQNVYAPEDDPEMKVEHYKRTFDQNEELGLNDMKTEGYETGLAPQR; from the exons ATGGCGGCTAGCGGGGCTGTCGAGCTTGGGGCCGCGGCGGCTACTGCAGCCCCCTCACCCGCCCCGGCCCAGGCTCCAGCCCCCGAGCACTTGTTCCGGCCCATCAGCGCCGAGGATGAGGAGCAGCAGCCCACTGAGATCGAGTCGCTGTGCATGAACTGTTACCGCAAC GGCACGACGCGCCTCCTGCTCACCAAGGTCcccttcttcagagaaataatcGTGAGCTCCTTTTCCTGTGAGCACTGTGGCTGGAACAACACGGAGATCCACTCGGCAGGCAGGATCCAGGATCAGGGAGTGCGCTACGCTTTGACCGTCAGGACTCAGGAG GACATGAACAGAGAAGTGGTGAAAACGGACTCTGCCACCACAAGCATCCCGGAGCTGGATTTTGAAATTCCTGCCTTCACTCAGAAGGGAG CCCTGACCACCGTTGAAGGGTTGATCAGCCGTGCTATCTCTGGCTTGGAGCAGGATCAGCCCACACGAAGG GCAAACGAAGAAGCCGTAGCTGAAAGAATTGATGAGTTCATTGTCAGACTGAAAGAGCTAAAGCGAGTGGCCTCTCCTTTCACTCTG ATCATTGATGATCCCTCAGGAAACAGCTTTGTGGAAAACCCACATGCTCCCCAGAAAGATCATGCCCTGGTGATCACACACTATAACCGGACTGTACAACAGGAAGAGATGCTGGGGCTCCAG GCTGAGGCACCAGAGGAGAAGCCAGAAGAGGAAGATCTCAGAAACGAA GTGCTGCAGTTCAACACAAACTGTCCAGAATGCAATGCTCCAGCTCAGACCAACATGAAACTAGTTC AAATCCCCCACTTTAAGGAGGTTATCATCATGGCTACCAATTGTGACAGCTGTGGCCATCGGACCAATGAG GTGAAATCTGGAGGTGCAATAGAACCCTTGGGCACCAGGATCACCTTCCACATCACACATCCTTCAGATTTGACCAGAGACGTGCTCAAG TCTGAGACGTGTAGTGTGGAAATcccagagctggaatttgaactggGAATGGCCGTCCTCGGGGGCAAGTTCACCACACTGGAGGGGCTACTGAAAGACATCCGGGAACTG GTGACCAAGAACCCCTTCACACTGGGTGACAGTTCCAATCCTGACCAGATGGAGAAACTGCAGGAGTTCAGCCAGAAGTTAGACCAG ATCCTTGAGGGTAACGTGAAGGCCCACTTTATTATGAATGATCCAGCAGGAAACAGCTACTTGCAG AACGTGTATGCACCTGAAGATGATCCTGAGATGAAGGTGGAGCATTATAAGCGCACGTTTGACCAAAACGAGGAGCTAGGGCTCAACGACATGAAGACAGAGGGCTATGAGACAGGCCTGGCCCCACAGCGGTAG
- the APOA5 gene encoding apolipoprotein A-V gives MASMTALLTWALALLPAFASAQTQKGFWDCFSQSSGDKGKAEQVQRQKLAWEPTSLKDSLEQDLSNIDKFLEKLGPLSGQAREPPALPQDPADMRRQLQEELVEVRARLEPYMAEAHEQVGWNLEGLRRQLKPYTAELLEQVALRVQELQEQLRVVGEGAKAQLLGGVDEARGLLRELQNLVAHHTGRVQALFHPYAQRLVSGIGRHVQELHRSVAPHAVASPARLSRCVQTLSRKLTLKAKALHARIRQNLDQLREELSAFAGARADGAVEGTSRDPQVLSQEVRQRLQAFRHDTFLQIAAFTRAIARETEEVQLQLAPPPPGHSAFAPEFLQGDSGKALSKLQARLEDLWEDINYSLHDHGLGHQEEP, from the exons ATGGCCAGCATGACTGCACTTCTGACCTGGGCTTTGGCTCTGCTCCCAG CGTTTGCAAGTGCCCAGACACAGAAAGGCTTCTGGGACTGCTTCAGCCAGAGCAGCGGGGACAAAGGCAAGGCCGAGCAGGTCCAGCGGCAGAAGCTGGCATGGGAACCCAC GAGCCTGAAAGACAGCCTTGAGCAAGACCTCAGCAATATAGACAAGTTCCTGGAAAAGCTGGGCCCTCTCAGTGGGCAGGCGAGGGAGCCTCCTGCGCTCCCCCAGGACCCGGCGGACATGCGGCGGCAGCTGCAGGAGGAGCTGGTGGAGGTGAGGGCGCGCCTGGAGCCCTACATGGCAGAGGCGCACGAGCAAGTGGGCTGGAACCTGGAGGGCTTGCGGCGGCAGCTGAAGCCCTACACCGCGGAGCTGTTGGAGCAGGTGGCGCTGCGCGTACAGGAGCTGCAGGAACAGTTGCGCGTGGTCGGAGAGGGCGCCAAGGCCCAGCTGCTGGGCGGCGTGGACGAGGCGCGGGGCCTGCTGCGGGAGCTGCAGAACCTCGTGGCGCACCACACGGGCCGCGTCCAGGCGCTCTTCCACCCCTACGCCCAGCGCCTGGTGAGCGGCATCGGGCGCCACGTGCAGGAGCTGCACCGCAGCGTGGCCCCGCACGCCGTCGCCAGTCCCGCGCGCCTCAGCCGCTGCGTGCAGACGCTCTCGCGCAAACTCACGCTCAAGGCCAAGGCGCTGCACGCGCGCATCCGGCAGAACCTGGACCAGCTGCGGGAAGAGCTCAGCGCCTTTGCCGGCGCCCGCGCTGATGGCGCGGTTGAAGGGACCAGCCGGGACCCCCAGGTGCTGTCCCAGGAGGTGCGTCAGCGACTCCAGGCCTTCCGCCACGACACCTTCCTGCAGATCGCCGCCTTCACCCGTGCCATTGCCCGGGAGACCGAGGAGGTCCAGCTGCAGCTGGCGCCGCCCCCTCCAGGTCACAGTGCCTTCGCCCCAGAGTTTCTCCAAGGGGACAGTGGCAAGGCCCTGAGCAAGCTGCAGGCCCGTCTCGAAGACCTGTGGGAAGACATCAACTACAGCCTTCACGACCATGGTCTCGGCCATCAAGAGGAGCCCTGA
- the BUD13 gene encoding BUD13 homolog isoform X1, translated as MAAAPPVSKAEYLKRYLSGAGAGVDGAPESGRRRRRKRPKPGGAGGKGMRIVDDDVSWTSISTTKPEKEEEEDDGDLPVVAEFVDERPEEVKQMEAFRSSAKWKLLGGHSEDLPSHRHFRRDSLDSSPPRRVRHDTPDPSPPRRVRHDTPDPSPPRRVRHDTPEPSPPRRVRHDTPDPSPPRRVRHDTPDPSPPRRVRHDTPDPSPPRRVRHDTPEPSPPRRVRHDTPDPSPPRRVRHTSLDPSPLRKPHRHSSGMSPRRTHHDTPDSSLPRRACHNSSDSSVPRRAQNSSPDTSQPRRTHDSLDTSQLRRAHHNSPDLAASVPHSLPRPKSSKGPERASSKTSPHSKGRGPSHTIPKNSKHEYDSDLSPPRKKQAKSHKHDSKDSSPSHRKFHTNSSPRRYQSHMLDSSSYPDDSRKASDSDLSPPRQKQSSGHKDSDSDLSPPRNRPTYRSSDSDLSPPRRKQRAKSSDSDLSPPRRSQPLGKKAAHMYSGARTGLVLTDIQREQQELKKRDQETTAFEAEFQYAETVFRDKSGRKRNLKLERLEQRRKAEKDSEREELYAQWGKGLAQSRQQQQNVEDAVKEMQKPLARYIDDEDLDRMLREQEREGDPMANFIKKNKAKENKNKKVRPRYSGPAPPPNRFNIWPGYRWDGVDRSNGFEQKRFARLASKKAVEELAYKWSVEDM; from the exons ATGGCGGCAGCTCCGCCGGTCTCCAAGGCCGAGTACCTGAAGCGTTATTTGTCTGGGGCAGGTGCCGGCGTCGATGGGGCCCCTGAGTCGGGTCGCCGGCGTCGCAGAAAGCGGCCGAAGCCTGGCGGGGCCGGCGGCAAGGG aatgCGGATCGTGGATGATGATGTGAGCTGGACATCTATTTCCACCACTAAAccggaaaaggaggaagaggaagatgatgGAGATTTGCCTGTG GTGGCTGAGTTTGTGGATGAGCGGCCAGAAGAGGTAAAGCAGATGGAAGCCTTTCGTTCCAGTGCCAAATGGAAGCTTCTAGGAG GTCACAGTGAAGATCTGCCCTCACACAGACACTTCCGTCGTGACTCCCTGGATTCATCTCCCCCAAGGAGGGTCCGTCACGACACCCCGGACCCATCTCCCCCAAGGAGGGTCCGTCACGACACCCCGGACCCATCTCCCCCCAGGAGGGTCCGTCACGACACCCCGGAGCCATCTCCCCCCAGGAGGGTCCGTCACGACACCCCGGACCCATCTCCCCCCAGGAGGGTCCGTCACGACACCCCGGACCCATCTCCCCCCAGGAGGGTCCGTCACGACACCCCGGACCCATCTCCCCCCAGGAGGGTCCGTCACGACACCCCAGAGCCATCTCCCCCCAGGAGGGTCCGTCACGACACCCCGGACCCATCTCCCCCAAGGAGGGTCCGTCATACTTCTCTGGATCCTTCTCCCCTCAGGAAGCCTCATCGTCATTCTTCAGGCATGTCTCCTAGGAGAACCCATCATGACACACCAGATTCATCTCTTCCTAGGAGGGCCTGTCACAATTCCTCAGATAGCTCTGTTCCCAGAAGGGCTCAAAATAGCTCACCTGACACATCTCAACCTAGAAGGACTCATGACTCCTTGGACACATCGCAGCTCAGGAGGGCCCATCATAACTCCCCTGATTTGGCTGCTAGTGTCCCTCATTCACTGCCCAGACCCAAAAGCAGTAAAGGCCCAGAGAGAGCTTCTAGCAAAACTTCTCCACATTCGAAGGGGCGGGGACCATCTCACACAATCCCAAAGAACAGCAAACATGAGTATGACTCGGACCTCTCTCCTCCGcgaaaaaagcaagcaaaatccCATAAGCATGATTCTAAAG acTCTTCCCCCAGCCATAGGAAATTTCATACAAACTCTTCGCCTAGGAGATATCAGAGTCACATGTTGGACTCTTCCTCCTACCCAGATGATAGTCGGAAAGCCTCTGATTCAGATCTTTCTCCTCCACGGCAAAAGCAGAGTTCAGGGCacaaagattctgattcagatcTGTCACCTCCACGGAATAGACCTACATACCGGAGCTCTGATTCTGACCTGTCTCCACCAAGGAGGAAACAGAGGGCCAAATCTTCTGATTCCGATCTGTCTCCACCTCGAAGGAGTCAGCCTCTAGGAAAGAAG GCTGCACACATGTATTCTGGGGCAAGAACTGGGTTGGTGTTAACTGACATACAGCGAGAGCAGCAAGAGCTCAAGAAACGGGACCAAGAAACTACGGCGtttgaag CTGAATTCCAGTATGCCGAAACTGTATTTCGAGATAAGTCTGGTCGTAAGAGGAATTTGAAACTGGAACGTttagagcaaaggagaaaagcagagaaggacTCGGAGAGAGAGGAGCTGTatgctcaatggggaaaagg GCTTGCCCAGAGCCGGCAGCAGCAACAAAATGTGGAGGATGCAGTGAAGGAAATGCAAAAGCCTCTGGCGCGCTACATTGATGATGAAGATCTGGATCGGATGCTGCGAGAacaggaaagagagggggacCCCATGGCCAACTTTATCAAGAAGAATAAGGCTAAGGAGAACAAGAATAAGAAAG TGAGACCTCGCtacagtggtcctgcccctcctcccaacAGATTCAATATCTGGCCTGGATATCGCTGGGATGGAGTTGACAG
- the BUD13 gene encoding BUD13 homolog isoform X2, translating to MAAAPPVSKAEYLKRYLSGAGAGVDGAPESGRRRRRKRPKPGGAGGKGMRIVDDDVSWTSISTTKPEKEEEEDDGDLPVVAEFVDERPEEVKQMEAFRSSAKWKLLGGHSEDLPSHRHFRRDSLDSSPPRRVRHDTPDPSPPRRVRHDTPDPSPPRRVRHDTPEPSPPRRVRHDTPDPSPPRRVRHDTPDPSPPRRVRHDTPDPSPPRRVRHTSLDPSPLRKPHRHSSGMSPRRTHHDTPDSSLPRRACHNSSDSSVPRRAQNSSPDTSQPRRTHDSLDTSQLRRAHHNSPDLAASVPHSLPRPKSSKGPERASSKTSPHSKGRGPSHTIPKNSKHEYDSDLSPPRKKQAKSHKHDSKDSSPSHRKFHTNSSPRRYQSHMLDSSSYPDDSRKASDSDLSPPRQKQSSGHKDSDSDLSPPRNRPTYRSSDSDLSPPRRKQRAKSSDSDLSPPRRSQPLGKKAAHMYSGARTGLVLTDIQREQQELKKRDQETTAFEAEFQYAETVFRDKSGRKRNLKLERLEQRRKAEKDSEREELYAQWGKGLAQSRQQQQNVEDAVKEMQKPLARYIDDEDLDRMLREQEREGDPMANFIKKNKAKENKNKKVRPRYSGPAPPPNRFNIWPGYRWDGVDRSNGFEQKRFARLASKKAVEELAYKWSVEDM from the exons ATGGCGGCAGCTCCGCCGGTCTCCAAGGCCGAGTACCTGAAGCGTTATTTGTCTGGGGCAGGTGCCGGCGTCGATGGGGCCCCTGAGTCGGGTCGCCGGCGTCGCAGAAAGCGGCCGAAGCCTGGCGGGGCCGGCGGCAAGGG aatgCGGATCGTGGATGATGATGTGAGCTGGACATCTATTTCCACCACTAAAccggaaaaggaggaagaggaagatgatgGAGATTTGCCTGTG GTGGCTGAGTTTGTGGATGAGCGGCCAGAAGAGGTAAAGCAGATGGAAGCCTTTCGTTCCAGTGCCAAATGGAAGCTTCTAGGAG GTCACAGTGAAGATCTGCCCTCACACAGACACTTCCGTCGTGACTCCCTGGATTCATCTCCCCCAAGGAGGGTCCGTCACGACACCCCGGACCCATCTCCCCCAAGGAGGGTCCGTCACGACACCCCGGACCCATCTCCCCCCAGGAGGGTCCGTCACGACACCCCGGAGCCATCTCCCCCCAGGAGGGTCCGTCACGACACCCCGGACCCATCTCCCCCCAGGAGGGTCCGTCACGACACCCCGGACCCATCTCCCCCCAGGAGGGTCCGTCACGACACCCCGGACCCAT CTCCCCCAAGGAGGGTCCGTCATACTTCTCTGGATCCTTCTCCCCTCAGGAAGCCTCATCGTCATTCTTCAGGCATGTCTCCTAGGAGAACCCATCATGACACACCAGATTCATCTCTTCCTAGGAGGGCCTGTCACAATTCCTCAGATAGCTCTGTTCCCAGAAGGGCTCAAAATAGCTCACCTGACACATCTCAACCTAGAAGGACTCATGACTCCTTGGACACATCGCAGCTCAGGAGGGCCCATCATAACTCCCCTGATTTGGCTGCTAGTGTCCCTCATTCACTGCCCAGACCCAAAAGCAGTAAAGGCCCAGAGAGAGCTTCTAGCAAAACTTCTCCACATTCGAAGGGGCGGGGACCATCTCACACAATCCCAAAGAACAGCAAACATGAGTATGACTCGGACCTCTCTCCTCCGcgaaaaaagcaagcaaaatccCATAAGCATGATTCTAAAG acTCTTCCCCCAGCCATAGGAAATTTCATACAAACTCTTCGCCTAGGAGATATCAGAGTCACATGTTGGACTCTTCCTCCTACCCAGATGATAGTCGGAAAGCCTCTGATTCAGATCTTTCTCCTCCACGGCAAAAGCAGAGTTCAGGGCacaaagattctgattcagatcTGTCACCTCCACGGAATAGACCTACATACCGGAGCTCTGATTCTGACCTGTCTCCACCAAGGAGGAAACAGAGGGCCAAATCTTCTGATTCCGATCTGTCTCCACCTCGAAGGAGTCAGCCTCTAGGAAAGAAG GCTGCACACATGTATTCTGGGGCAAGAACTGGGTTGGTGTTAACTGACATACAGCGAGAGCAGCAAGAGCTCAAGAAACGGGACCAAGAAACTACGGCGtttgaag CTGAATTCCAGTATGCCGAAACTGTATTTCGAGATAAGTCTGGTCGTAAGAGGAATTTGAAACTGGAACGTttagagcaaaggagaaaagcagagaaggacTCGGAGAGAGAGGAGCTGTatgctcaatggggaaaagg GCTTGCCCAGAGCCGGCAGCAGCAACAAAATGTGGAGGATGCAGTGAAGGAAATGCAAAAGCCTCTGGCGCGCTACATTGATGATGAAGATCTGGATCGGATGCTGCGAGAacaggaaagagagggggacCCCATGGCCAACTTTATCAAGAAGAATAAGGCTAAGGAGAACAAGAATAAGAAAG TGAGACCTCGCtacagtggtcctgcccctcctcccaacAGATTCAATATCTGGCCTGGATATCGCTGGGATGGAGTTGACAG